Proteins encoded in a region of the Gigantopelta aegis isolate Gae_Host chromosome 13, Gae_host_genome, whole genome shotgun sequence genome:
- the LOC121387245 gene encoding uncharacterized threonine-rich GPI-anchored glycoprotein PJ4664.02-like, translating into MSSNTPGDMSNSTPSDMSSSSASDMFRSTPSYISSSTLSDMSSNTPGDMSSSAPSDTFSSTPSDMFSSTPSDISSSTPSDMSSSTASDMSSSTPSDMLSSTPSDMSSSTPGDMSSSSPHDMSSSTPSDMFSNTPSGMFSSTQSDMFSSTPSDLSSRTPSNMSGSTASDMSSSTLSDMSSNTPGDMSSSAPSDTFSSTPSDMFSSTPSDISISTPSDMSSSTASDMSSSTPSDMLSSTPSDMSSSTPSNMSSSTPSDMSSSTPSDMSSSTPSDMSSSTPGDMSSSSPHDMSSSTPSDMFSNTPSGMFSSTQSDMFSSTPSDLSSRTPSNMSGSTASDMSSSTPSDMLSSTTSDMSSSTPSDMSSSTPSDMSSSTPSEMRSSTPSDIFSSTPSDMSSSTPGDMSSSSTRDISSSTPSDMFSNTPSGMFSSTPSGIFSSTQSDIFSSTPSDISSSTPSNMSSSTASDMSSRTPSDMLSSTPSDMSSSTPSDMSSSTPSDMSSSTPSAMSSSTPSDMSSSAQSDISSSTPSDMSSSTPSDMSSSTSGDMPSRSPRDMSSSTPSDMFSSTPSDMSSSTPSDMSSSTPSDMSSSTPGDMPSSSPRDMSSSTPSDMFSSTPSDMSSSTPSDMSSSTPGDMPSSSPRDMSSSTPSDMFSSTPSGMFGSTPSGMFISTRSDMFSSTPIDIFSSTPSAMFSSTPSDMLSSTPNDMISSTQSVTSSSTPSDMFSSTPSDISSSKPSDMFSSTPSDMSSSTPSDTFSSTSIDIFSSTHIDVFSSTRSDILSSTRSDMFSSTPSDMSSSTPSEMSNSTPSDMSSSTPSDMFSSTPSDMSSSTPSEMSNSTPSDMSSSTPSDMFSSTQSDMSSSTPSDMSSSTPSDMSSSTPCDMSSSSPRDMSSSTPSDMFSSTPSGMFGSTSSGMFISTPSDIFSSTPTDIFSSTPSAMFSSTPSDMFSSTPSDMFSSTPSDVLSSTPSDMISSTQSVTSSCTPSDMFSSTPSDISSSKPSDVFSSTPSDMSSSTPSDMFSSTSIDIFSSTPIDVFSSTRSDILSSTPSDMFSSTPSDMFSSTPSDMSSSTASTTRGTTPSTTSSTTPTPGGDTSTRRPDSSQARFRLSFSLEFSKLLFNDDLKDPRTKLYANYTGELRSQLTRIYTNVPGFNYVDIKGFRNGSVINLYTVVLNVGQTNKSLVIDVLFDEVLRDLENVTLDGSDVNRTSLYKTMTTELDNAKKILSDICNAINMCHVNETCHGTDAVDVTCSPRCNGNICTDDGDCYVRDDGSTGCRCKISDKYVYSGDRCEMLDVYYCRCKTSDKYVYSGDRCKTSDKYVYSGDRCEIRGEKLLLTSEEIVAIAVGTGGGIILLLVIALICTCCWKQRKADDKYSLFDDFKSEQAQPYPSMASNLGMSSKDEYRRKFVMPRAAENPEYQPSNQNDFVFYYGGLTNRSSGSEWRNYIHDTHDDAETSRDTPRDIPLSTFQDRAAVPFGSERLDEKPGTCESLLLDNTTADRTSVYERINTETTFTFKRPTLSLKPEDFEGGSSYQLKGDNYSY; encoded by the exons ATGTCTAGTAACACACCAGGTGACATGTCCAATAGCACACCAAGTGACATGTCTAGTAGCTCAGCGAGTGACATGTTCAGAAGCACACCAAGTTACATATCCAGTAGCACACTAAGTGACATGTCTAGTAACACACCAGGTGATATGTCTAGTAGCGCACCAAGTGACACGTTCAGTAGCACACCAAGTGACATGTTCAGTAGCACACCAAGTGACATATCCAGTAGCACACCAAGTGACATGTCCAGTAGCACAGCAAGTGACATGTCTAGTAGCACACCAAGTGATATGCTCAGTAGCACACCAAGTGACATGTCTAGTAGCACACCAGGTGACATGTCCAGTAGCTCACCACATGACATGTCTAGTAGCACACCAAGTGACATGTTTAGTAACACGCCAAGTGGCATGTTTAGTAGCACACAAAGTGACATGTTCAGTAGCACACCAAGTGACTTATCCAGTCGCACACCAAGTAACATGTCCGGTAGCACAGCAAGTGACATGTCTAGTAGCACACTAAGTGACATGTCTAGTAACACACCAGGTGATATGTCTAGTAGCGCACCAAGTGACACGTTCAGTAGCACACCAAGTGACATGTTCAGTAGCACACCAAGTGACATATCCATTAGCACACCAAGTGACATGTCCAGTAGCACAGCAAGTGACATGTCTAGTAGCACACCAAGTGATATGCTCAGTAGCACACCAAGTGACATGTCTAGTAGCACACCAAGTAACATGTCTAGTAGCACACCAAGTGACATGTCCAGTAGCACACCAAGTGACATGTCTAGTAGCACACCAAGTGACATGTCTAGTAGCACACCAGGTGACATGTCCAGTAGCTCACCACATGACATGTCTAGTAGCACACCAAGTGACATGTTTAGTAACACGCCAAGTGGCATGTTTAGTAGCACACAAAGTGACATGTTCAGTAGCACACCAAGTGACTTATCCAGTCGCACACCAAGTAACATGTCCGGTAGCACAGCAAGTGACATGTCTAGTAGCACACCAAGTGATATGCTCAGTAGCACAACAAGTGACATGTCTAGTAGCACACCAAGTGACATGTCTAGTAGCACACCAAGTGACATGTCTAGTAGCACACCAAGTGAGATGCGCAGTAGCACACCAAGTGACATATTCAGTAGCACACCAAGTGACATGTCTAGTAGCACACCAGGTGACATGTCCAGTAGCTCAACACGTGACATATCTAGCAGCACACCAAGTGACATGTTTAGTAACACGCCAAGTGGCATGTTTAGTAGCACGCCAAGTGGCATATTTAGTAGCACACAAAGTGACATTTTCAGTAGCACACCAAGTGACATATCCAGTAGCACACCAAGTAACATGTCCAGTAGCACAGCAAGTGACATGTCTAGTAGAACACCAAGTGATATGCTCAGTAGCACACCAAGTGACATGTCTAGTAGCACACCAAGTGACATGTCCAGTAGCACACCAAGTGACATGTCTAGTAGCACACCAAGTGCCATGTCCAGTAGCACACCAAGTGACATGTCTAGTAGCGCACAAAGTGACATATCCAGTAGCACACCAAGTGACATGTCCAGTAGCACACCAAGTGACATGTCTAGTAGCACATCAGGTGACATGCCCAGTAGGTCACCACGTGACATGTCTAGTAGCACACCAAGTGACATGTTTAGTAGCACACCAAGTGACATGTCTAGTAGCACACCAAGTGACATGTCCAGTAGCACACCAAGTGACATGTCTAGTAGCACACCAGGTGACATGCCCAGTAGCTCACCACGTGACATGTCTAGTAGCACACCAAGTGACATGTTTAGTAGCACACCAAGTGACATGTCCAGTAGCACACCAAGTGACATGTCTAGTAGCACACCAGGTGACATGCCCAGTAGCTCACCACGTGACATGTCTAGTAGCACACCAAGTGACATGTTTAGTAGCACACCAAGTGGCATGTTTGGTAGCACGCCAAGTGGCATGTTTATTAGCACACGAAGTGACATGTTCAGTAGCACACCTATTGACATATTCAGTAGCACACCAAGTGCCATGTTCAGTAGCACACCGAGTGACATGCTCAGTAGCACACCAAATGACATGATCAGTAGCACACAAAGTGTCACATCTAGTAGTACACCGAGTGACATGTTTAGTAGCACACCAAGTGACATCTCTAGTAGCAAACCGAGTGACATGTTTAGTAGCACACCAAGTGACATGTCTAGTAGTACACCAAGTGAcacgttcagtagcacatctattgaCATATTCAGTAGCACACATATTGATGTATTCAGTAGCACACGGAGTGACATATTAAGTAGCACACGAAGTGACATGTTCAGTAGCACACCAAGTGACATGTCCAGTAGCACACCAAGTGAGATGTCTAATAGCACACCAAGCGACATGTCCAGTAGCACACCAAGTGACATGTTCAGTAGCACACCAAGTGACATGTCCAGTAGCACACCAAGTGAGATGTCTAATAGCACACCAAGCGACATGTCCAGTAGCACACCAAGTGACATGTTCAGTAGCACACAAAGTGACATGTCCAGTAGCACACCAAGTGACATGTCCAGTAGCACACCAAGTGACATGTCTAGTAGCACACCATGTGACATGTCCAGTAGCTCACCACGTGACATGTCTAGTAGCACACCAAGTGACATGTTTAGTAGCACACCAAGTGGCATGTTTGGTAGCACGTCAAGTGGCATGTTTATTAGCACACCAAGTGACATTTTCAGTAGCACACCTACTGACATATTCAGTAGCACACCAAGTGCCATGTTCAGTAGCACACCAAGTGACATGTTCAGTAGCACACCAAGTGACATGTTTAGTAGCACACCGAGTGACGTGCTCAGTAGCACACCAAGTGACATGATCAGTAGCACACAAAGTGTCACATCTAGTTGTACACCGAGTGACATGTTTAGTAGCACACCAAGTGACATCTCTAGTAGCAAACCGAGTGACGTGTTTAGTAGCACACCAAGTGACATGTCTAGTAGTACACCAAGTGACAtgttcagtagcacatctattgaCATATTCAGTAGCACACCTATTGATGTATTCAGTAGCACACGAAGTGACATATTAAGTAGCACACCAAGTGACATGTTCAGTAGCACACCAAGTGACATGTTCAGTAGCACACCAAGTGACATGTCTAGTAGCACAGCGAGTACTACACGAGGTACTACACCAAGTACAACATCTAGCACAACACCAACACCAGGAGGAGACACATCCACGAGGAGGCCGGATTCCA gtCAAGCACGTTTCAGACTGTCGTTTTCCCTTGAATTTTCAAAGCTACTTTTCAATGACGACTTGAAAGACCCTCGAACAAAGCTCTATGCAAACTACACAGGAGAGCTGAGATCTCAA CTGACACGAATCTACACAAACGTTCCAGGTTTTAACTACGTAGATATAAAAGGATTTAG AAATGGAAGCGTCATTAATCTCTACACCGTGGTTTTAAACGTCggccaaacaaacaaaagcctTGTTATTGATGTTCTCTTCGACGAAGTGCTTCGGGACCTCGAAAACGTCACACTCGATGGATCGGATGTTAATAGGACGTCACTGTATAAAACCATGACAACAGAACTTGACAATG CCAAGAAAATTCTGTCCGACATCTGTAATGCTATAAATATGTGCCACGTCAACGAGACATGTCATGGCACTGATGCTGTTGACGTCACGTGTTCACCGCGTTGTAATGGAAACATTTGTACAGACGATGGCGACTGTTACGTCCGCGATGATGGGTCAACTGGATGCAG atGTAAGATAAGTGACAAGTACGTGTACAGTGGTGACAGGTGTGAGATGCTTGATGTATATTATTGTAGATGTAAAACAAGTGACAAGTATGTGTACAGCGGTGACAG atGCAAGACAAGTGACAAGTATGTGTACAGCGGTGACAGGTGTGAGATACGCGGTGAGAAACTTCTCCTCACATCTGAGGAAATCGTCGCCATTGCTGTAGGAACTGGAGGAGGAATCATCCTTCTGCTGGTGATTGCGCTAATCTGCACGTGCTGCTGGAAACAGAGAAAAGCAGACGACAAATACAG TCTGTTTGACGATTTTAAGTCGGAACAAGCACAGCCATACCCATCTATGGCGAGTAACCTGGGAATGTCGAGCAAAGATGAATATCGCCGGAAATTCGTCATGCCACGTGCTGCGGAAAATCCCGAATATCAACCCTCAAACCAGAATGACTTCGTCTTCTACTACGGTGGATTGACCAATCGTAGTTCAGGAAGCGAG